A genomic window from Flavobacterium sp. I3-2 includes:
- a CDS encoding DNA primase has translation MKRIIVDYAKLTNEILTMLVEKFPDGYDDADIIRFKNAKNEMVEAVEVRTEDTIYLVKVSTKLADRIVNFDDEEEEDVVIPVDSINVKDIDLESDDEDEEEEKKDLPEFDDEDEDAEKSSTEDFDDEDEDEE, from the coding sequence ATGAAAAGAATAATTGTTGATTACGCGAAATTAACAAACGAAATCTTAACTATGTTGGTTGAGAAATTTCCTGATGGTTATGATGATGCCGATATCATTCGATTTAAAAATGCTAAAAACGAAATGGTTGAAGCTGTAGAAGTTAGAACTGAAGATACTATTTACTTAGTAAAAGTTAGTACTAAATTAGCTGATCGTATCGTAAACTTTGACGACGAAGAGGAAGAAGATGTTGTAATTCCTGTTGATTCAATCAATGTAAAAGATATTGATTTAGAATCGGATGATGAGGATGAAGAAGAAGAAAAGAAAGACCTTCCTGAATTCGATGATGAAGATGAAGATGCAGAAAAATCTTCAACTGAAGATTTTGATGACGAAGACGAAGACGAAGAATAA